Within Actinoplanes sp. L3-i22, the genomic segment CCGAGGGGCGGTCGAACGCGGGGATCGGCGCGGCCATGCACATCACCGAGCGGGCGGTGAGTAAGCACATCAACGCGATCTTCATCAAGCTCGACCTGCCCCAGTCCACCGACGACCACCGCCGTGTCCTGGCCGTCCTCGCCTATTTGGACCGCTGACGTCCGCTGCGGCGCGGCCCGGAGCGAGCAGACCGTTGATCTCTGCTGCGGTGCGGCCACGAGCAGGCTTCCGCTGCGGCATGGCGCGCCCGAAGCAGACGTGACCGCTGCGGCGCGCTGCAGGCGGCTGCTGGTGATCGGTGCGGTGGGCGCGCCTGGAAGCACGCGGGGCCGCTGATGACCGGTGCGGTGGGGCGTGTCCCCGCAGCAGACTGGCGGGATGACTGTGTCGCTGCACCACATCGTGATCGACTCGCATGATCTGCCGGCTCAGGCGAGGTTCTGGGCTGCGCTGCTCGGCTGGCGGATTCTGTCCGAGCGGGAGCGGGAGATCGTTATCGGCGCTGACGAGAACGCGGTCGTTGGCATCTGCTTCATGCCGGTGACCGATCGCAAGCAGGGGAAGAACCGGCTGCATCTCGACCTCGCTCCCGGCCCGGACGGGCGGGACGCGGATGTGGAGCGGGCGCTTGCGCTCGGGGCGCGCCGGGTTGACGTCGGGCAGCTCGGCACGGAGTCGTGGACCGTGCTCGCCGACCCTGAAGGCAACGAGTTCTGCGTCCTGCGCCCGAAGACGACGCTCATCGCCTGAGCTGGGTTACCTCGCGGTGGCCGGGGAGGTCGGCTGGGACTGGGCGACAGGGAACTTCACGCCGGTCAGGGCTTCGGAGACGGTCCACAAGCGCTGCTGGACAGGGACCTCGTGGGACTGGGGGCTGGAGGTGACGAGCCGGGGGTGGCCCTTGATTTCGTTGCGGCCGCTGGGGCCGTAGTACTGGCCGCCGAGTGCGGACGGGTCGGTGGCGGCGCGCAGGGTCGGCAGGGCGCCCATTGCCGGGGGCTGGGTGATCAGCGGGGTGAGCCAGGTCAGTGGGAGGCGCAGGGCCGCGGGGGTGTTGCGGGCCAGCTCGGTGCTGGACATGCCGGGGTGCGCGGCCAGCGCGGCGGTGGCGCCGTGTGCGGCGGTGGTGCCGTGTGCGGCGGTGGTGCCGTGTGCGGCGAGGCGGCGCTGCAGCTCGTAGGTGAACATCAGGTTGGCCAGCTTGGACTGGCCGTAGGCGCCGACCCGGCTGTACGACCGCTCCCACTGCAGGTCGTCGAAGTGGATCGCGGCCCGGATCCGGTGGCCGGTGCTGCTGACCGTCACCACGCGAGAGCCGGGCACCGGCAGCATCAGGTCCAGCAGCAGCCCGGTGAGCGCGAAGTGGCCCAGGTGGTTGGTACCGAACTGCAGCTCGAAGCCGTCCTGGGTGGTCTGCTTCGGGGTGTACATCACGCCGGCGTTGTTGATCAGCAGGTCGAGCCGGTCGAATCGGGAGCGCAGGGCCGCCGCCGCGGTGCGGACGGAGTCGAGCGAGGTCAGGTCCAGCGCCTGCACGGTCACGTCGCCGGTCATGCCGGCCGCGGCCCGCTCGCCCTTGGCGACGTCGCGCACCGCGAGCACCACGGACGCGCCGCGCTCGGCGAGTGCCTTGGCCGTCTCATAGCCCAGCCCGGTGTTCGCGCCGGTCACCACGGCGACCCGGCCGTGCTGGTCCGGGATGTTGGCGGTCGTCCATTTCTCGCTCATGCGGAGCTCCTTATAACGTACCGAAGGTATTTTCTGACAAGGACGACGTTAAAGTACCCTCGGTACGTTGTCAACGTACCGGAGGTACCTAAGTTAGGCTGGTGATCGTGACTTTCCAGCGGGCGCGAACCGAGGAGCAGCGGGAGATCCGCCGGCGGGCGATCCTCGACATGGCATCGGCAATGCTCGACGAGATGCCGGTGGCCGCGGTGACCCTCAACGAGCTCAGCCGCCGGGTCGGCCTGGCGAAGCCGAACGTGCTGCGCTACTTCGAGTCCCGCGAGGCGGTGCTGCTGGAGCTGCTGGACCACTTCCTGAAGCAGTGGCTGGCCGAGCTGGCCGGCGAGCTGGCCGACGGGGTCGACGAGAGCCGGCCGATGGCCGAGCGGGCGACCGCGGTGGCCGCGATCCTCAGCCGGTCGCTGTCCGACCGGGTGGTGCTGTGCGACCTGTTCGGCGCGCAGGGCAGCGTGCTGGAGCACAACGTCTCGGTCGAGGTGGTGACCGGTTACAAGCGCGCGGCGCTGGAGCGGCTGACCACGATGACCGAGCTGATCCAGAAGTGTCTGCCGGAGCTGGGTGGGAACGCGACGCTGTTCAGCCTGCAGACCATGGTGATGGCCGGCGCGCTGTCCGCGTACAGCACCCCGCCCCC encodes:
- a CDS encoding VOC family protein produces the protein MTVSLHHIVIDSHDLPAQARFWAALLGWRILSEREREIVIGADENAVVGICFMPVTDRKQGKNRLHLDLAPGPDGRDADVERALALGARRVDVGQLGTESWTVLADPEGNEFCVLRPKTTLIA
- a CDS encoding SDR family NAD(P)-dependent oxidoreductase encodes the protein MSEKWTTANIPDQHGRVAVVTGANTGLGYETAKALAERGASVVLAVRDVAKGERAAAGMTGDVTVQALDLTSLDSVRTAAAALRSRFDRLDLLINNAGVMYTPKQTTQDGFELQFGTNHLGHFALTGLLLDLMLPVPGSRVVTVSSTGHRIRAAIHFDDLQWERSYSRVGAYGQSKLANLMFTYELQRRLAAHGTTAAHGTTAAHGATAALAAHPGMSSTELARNTPAALRLPLTWLTPLITQPPAMGALPTLRAATDPSALGGQYYGPSGRNEIKGHPRLVTSSPQSHEVPVQQRLWTVSEALTGVKFPVAQSQPTSPATAR
- a CDS encoding TetR/AcrR family transcriptional regulator, whose product is MIVTFQRARTEEQREIRRRAILDMASAMLDEMPVAAVTLNELSRRVGLAKPNVLRYFESREAVLLELLDHFLKQWLAELAGELADGVDESRPMAERATAVAAILSRSLSDRVVLCDLFGAQGSVLEHNVSVEVVTGYKRAALERLTTMTELIQKCLPELGGNATLFSLQTMVMAGALSAYSTPPPSLQAAYQAEPELARFHLNLRDSLELALTATLLGVLPRP